TGGGCGGCGCGGACTTCACCAGATCGCTGCCCGGGTTGTTCGGGCTGCCGTGACAGCTGGTGCACTCCAACGTCTTCGGTGAGGTGTCTTCCGAGCGTCGGTCGAGGCAACCCGGAGCCAAGGCGGACAGCGCGGCGAGGGAGACGGCCGCGCACAGGAGGCTGGTGACGCGCGCGCTACTGTTCATGGCAGTACCTACACATCGCCGCGCCGTCGGAGCGGCTGCTCTTCCAGCCGTTCGGGTGGGGGTTGCCGCCGTAGGCGCCCACCTTGTGGCAACGGATGCAGTTGGTGGCGGGGCCCTGATCGTGGCACGCGGCGCAGGCAACGATGTCCCGTCGTGCTGCGCGACCGTGGAAGCTGCGCCCGTCGGTGTTGCCGCCCACCCAGCCCGGCGGGTGGGGGTTGGCTCCGCGGATGGCGTTGCCGCTTACACCGTTCTTCACGTGGCAGCTGTCGCAGGTTTCCACGGTGTGGCACTTGAGGCAGCGGGTCGGCTGGCTCTTGGCTTCTATCGGGTGCCGAGTCAAGAAGTCCCCGCGGTGCACCAGACGCCGCTCGATGGAGTCCGGACGGCGCTTCTCGATGCTGAGCCCCTGGCTCACGTCGTGGCAGTCGTCACACTGCTGCTGGGAGTGGCAGTTCTGGCAGATGGCCTGCTTCTGCCGAGCGAGCACGCCATGCCGATGGGTGACGAATCCCGCATCGTGACGCAGGAACGTCTGCGGCATGAGCTGAGATAGGTCGGCGCTTTGATGGCAGGGCGTGCACACGCCTTCGTCCCACTGCTTCTGGTGCTCGTGGCAGGTGAAGCAGCGCGCCATCGTAGGAAATCGTGGCTCGCTCTTTTCCACGATGCCAGCGTGACACGGCACGCACTGGCCTTTGTTGCCCGGCATGGCCAGGTGCTTGGCGTGGAAGAAGCGAATGCCGTAGGCCAGCGGCTCGGGATCTTGCGGCGGGCGATTCACTGCGGCCAGCGCCTGCTGATCCGTGGGTTTGTGGCAGCGCTGGCAGACGTCCACCTTGGGCAGCGCCGCGGTGCGGTTGCCCTGCTTGGGGTGGTGACAGGTCGCGCAGCTGAGGCAGTCCGGCAGGCCCGGGCCGCCGCACTTGAGCTCCGTGAGGTGGAGATCGTGAGGGAAGCGCGGCTGGCTGTGTTCGCTGCACGCCAGCAGCAGCGCCAGGCCGATGGCCAAGAGCAGGAGCAAGCGAGCGTGCTTCACGTGCCCCCCCTTCCGCCGAACAGGTAGCTGAGGCGCACCAGGCTCTGCACGTCGGACTTGGCGTAAGGCGAGCGCGCCACCGAGGCCCCCCACAACACGGACAGCTCCGGCAGCACGGCGTAGCCGAGGGTGCCGGCGTACACGCTGGAGGTATCGATGCCTCGAATGCTCTCGTCGTAGAAGTAGAGATAGGCCTCCGCAGTGGCCGTGAGGGGTCGCACGATGCGGCGACGCAGCGAGGTGCGCAGGGAGTGGTAGCCGTTCTCCGGCGCAATCACCCGGCCGTAGGCCACGATGATCATCGTGCGCTCCGGCCGATCCGGCGACCAACGCACTTCCGCGTCTCCCCGGCTGCCCCGCTCGCCGTCCGAGAACAGCTCGATGAAGCCATTGCCTTCCAGGGCCAAGCGCGGCATCGCGTGCAAGGTGAAGCCGCCGCCGACCTCGTCGAAGGAATCCGTGCTGAACACGCTGAGCACGGATTGATGCGAAAGGAATGCGGCGGGCACCGTGTGCGTGAACTCGCCGGTCAAATCCACGAGGTAGTGGGGCGTTGCGTCGACCCACGCCCGCGCGTCTGCCAGGCGACTGCCGTCCAGATCGAAGATGCCATTGCCGCCGACGGCGAGCTTGTCGCTCGGCTGCCAGTGGGCGTCGGCTCCGACGTTGCGATGGGCGAGCTCGCTGTTTTCGTGCTGCTCGTGGAAGGACGCCCCCGCGGACAGCGGCCCCTTGTCGTAGAACAAGCGCGCCCCCGCCAGCCAGTAGCCCGTGCGGTTCGGATCCTCCAGCGCGTCGGGATTTCGAAGCAGCGTATCTTGTGCGCTACCGAGCTGCTGATAGCCGATTTGTTGGTTCCAGCGCGGAAGCACCGAGAGACCGCCGTAGGCTTCGGCTCCCAAGCCGACGTCCAAACGGCTGCCCACGGCCAGGCCGTCGAAGCGCGCGTAACGAGCGGCACCACCGGCGAAGGCCTGGCGCCCGAGGCGGAGCCAGGTTTGCCCTTGGTGGTAGCGCACGTTTGCGCTCTGGACGTCGCCGTCCAGGCGGTGCTCGCGGGCGACGCCGTCGCCGTTGTCGAGCTCCCCCAGGTGCACTCCGCCCCAAGCACTCAGCTCGACGTCGAGGCTGTCCTTGTGTCCGATGGCGTCGATGTCCTGGACGCGCAGTGACAGGTACTGATTGATGGGCGCGACGCGGCGGCTCACGACCAGCGCGCCGTCCGGCCCCGGGAGCAGCGCGCGCTCATACAGCTGAAACAGCGTTTCGCCGCGGGCCACCACGGAGTAGTGATCGGAGGGTTGGTCCTGCACGTCGTCGTCCGCCGCTGCAGCCGAAGCTGACAGCGCGGTGACCGTGAGCGCCGCACCAATGCTCGTAACGAGTGGTCTCAATACCACGACAGCTTTCTACCACAGCGTTCAAGCGCCGAAAGACCCGCCGAGCGTCCGACGTGACAGCGCGCAGCTCGAGGATCCCGACTCCAACATTTTCGTCTCAGACTTCAGTGTTTTGGAGCAGGGTGCGCAAATTTCGCGCGTTTTGTCAGGGGTAGAGGCGATAGCGACGGCGGAGCCGCTCGAAGGCGGCGAGCGCGTCGGCACTCTGGCCGGGTGCAGCAGCCACCAGGGAATCCATCGCGCGCTCGTTCCACTCGCTTGGGTGACGCGCGGCGATCGCGCGCCGGAGGGCGAAGGCCAAGGCGACGGGGCGGAACCGTTTCACGTCGGTGACGTGGAAGGAGACGGCCTGGCAACGCTTGCCGGAGTAGGGAGAGGCGGTCGGGACCATTTCCGTTGCGCGGAGCTGGACGCCCGGCACATGGACGCGCTGGACGATCGCCCGAGCGTCCAGCCAGGGCGCTCCGATCCACTCGAAGGGCCGGCCGGTGCCGCGCCCCACGCTCAAGTTCGTACGCTCGAGCAGACCCACGCCTGCGTAAAGCAACGCCTCAGTGGGGCTGCGGATGTTGGGGGACAGGTTCACCCAGGGCAACCCGGTCTCGTCGAAGGGCTCGGCGCGGTGCCAGCCCTCCATGGGGATCACCTGTAGATTCAGGGGAAGGTGCCGCTCGCCGCGAAACAAACGTGCGAGCTCACCCAGGGTCAGGCCGTGGCGCACGGGCAGCGGAAAGGGATTGACGAACCCGAAGCGCTCGGCGACGGGCCCCTCGACGTGAACGCCGTCGATGGGATTGGGCCGATCCAGCACCACCACGCGCAGGCCCCGCGCCGCAGCGACTTCCATTACGGCGAGCATGCTCGAAGCGTAGGTGTAGATGCGCGAGCCCACGTCCTGCACGTCGATCACCAACGTGTCGATGCCCTCGAGCATCTCCGGGGTCGGGCGCCGAGTGGCGCCGTACAGGCTGAAGACCGGGACGCCGGTCTTGGGGTCCTTTCCGGACGGAACGGGGCCTTCGCGATCCGAGCTCAAGCCGTGCTCCAGGCTGAATGCTGCAACGAGCGTGGTGTTGCTGGCTTCGGCCAAGAGGTCGAGGGTGCGCCGGCCGTCGCGGGCGCGGCCGGGGGCGTGGGTGACGAGCCCAATGTGCGCTCCAGCGACCGGGGCGAATCCCGCCTTTACCAGCACGTCGATGCCGGCGAGCACGGCTGGCGGCGCCGAGGCCTCCCGGAGCCCAGCGGCTGCGAACAGCTGCCACACCAACGGCTGCACCTTGCCGTGGGGCTTTGGGTGCAAGCGACTGCTGAGGAACACGATGAACGCGTCGCGCTCCGGATCGATCCACAGCGCGGTGCCGGTGAAACCGGTGTGGCCGAAGGTGCTGGGGGAAACGCCGAGGGCGTAGGGTTCGTTGGGAACGTCCCAGCCGAGGCCCCGGCGCTCGTCGCCGAAGCTCACGATCGAGCGGGGCAGACCGCGTGCGAGCACGGGGTGCGCTGCCAGTGAGCGGGCGCCCAGAAGATAGCGAGCGAAGCGCGCGAGATCGTCCGCGGTGGAGAACAGCCCGGCGTGCCCCGCGACGCCACCGAGGCGCGCCGCGCGGGGATCGTGCACGCTGCCGCGCAGGCCGCCTTCGGTGGGGGCGCTACGCCGGGGGTCGGCGCCGAACGCGGTGTCGTTCATGCCCAGGGGCTCGAAGATCTCGCTCCGCGCGGCGTCGTCCAGGGAGCGCTTGGAGACGCGCTCCACGAGCTCGCCGAGCAGGATGAAGCCCAGATCGCTGTACTCGTAGCGCGTGCCGGGATCCCGCGTGGCGGCCAGGCGAGCAATGGCGGCGATGGCGGCCAGGTGGCCGTGCTCGTAACGTTCGAGGGCGTTGTCCGCCGGCAGGCCGCTGGAGTGCGTGAGCAGCTGACGCACGGTGATGCTGGAGGCGCCGAGCTCGGGGAGCCAGCGCCGCACGGGCTCATCGAGGGCGAGAGCGCCGTGCTCCCGCAGCTGAAGCACCAGCGTCGTGGTGACCACGGCCTTGGTCAGGCTTGCCAGATCGAAGACCGTGTCCGCCGTCATCGCTTCTTGCCCGACGACGCGCTCACCGTACGCGCGCCGGAACACCACGCCGTTCCGCCGCCCGATGATCACGACGCACCCCGGGATGCGACCGTCTGCGATGGCGCCCTGCACGAGCGCGTCGATACGCGCCGTCGCCTTCGCGCCGAGGCGCGCTTCCGGTGCTGGCAGAGCGACGAGCGGAACCGTGACGGCGTGACTACGCGAGAGGACGCGCGCCGGCACTCGACGGGGCGCGTCGGTGAGTGCCAGGAGCGCCAGCACCAGGGTGAACGCGCGGAGCCGCACGTCGGGGAACGCCGTGCGGGGCGCCGCCATTCCGCCGCGGCGGGTGGTTCCGCGGCGGACCGACATGAGAAGACTGCAGCCTACGGCAGCGTGTACTTGTAGCTGCCGCCTCCGTCCGTGGCGATCCACAGCACCTTGGGGTCGACGGGGTCGGCGACGATGTGTCCGAACTCCGACACCATATTGCCGGTCGGCAGCTGGGTCCAGGTCTTGCCGTCGTCGGATGTGATGGCCAACGGGTTGACGTTGGTGGGGCTCTCGGAGCTGGCGTACGAGGTGTAGCCGGCGACCAGCTTGCCGTCCTTGGTGTACGTCACGGCAGAGACCGTCTTTGGAGTCTTGGAGCTCGCCGGGGAGATGTCGTCGTCGATCTTGCTCCAGCCGGATTCACCGTCCGGCGACAACCACACGCCGCCTTTGGAGCCCCGCACGCCGACGGCGACCTGTCCCGAAGGTCCTACGGCGACTCCACGCGCATCCGACATGGAGCTGCTCGCGCTGGTGCCGGCGACTCGGGCCCAGGAATCTCCGAAGTCCGTCGACTTGTACACGCCACCGCTGCCTGCGACGGCAAAGGTCGCGTACAGCACCTCGGGGTTGCTCGCGTCTTGCGCCAGTCCGGTCGGATACTCATGGCCGTTGTATGCGGGCAGCCCACTGAGCTGAGACCAGGTCTTCCCGTAGTCTGGAGACGACCAGATCCCCGTCTGCCACGGTGTGCTGTCGTTCAGGAAACCGCGCACGATGGCGAACAGGTTTTTCTTGGTGCCGGACTTCAGGAAATGGAGCTGGATGGTGGACGTCGCGTAGAACGTCTTCAGCAGCGACCAGGATTCCATGTCCTTGCTGGTGAAGATCCCGATGCGGGCGTTCGGCGAGCTGTCTCCACCGTAGGTGACGTAGTACGTGCCTTGGTCGTCCTTGGCGAAGCCGCCGGAATCGTGGCCCTTGGTCTGGGTGCCATCCCCCACCTGCTGGAAGTTCTTCCAGCTCTCGCCGCCGTCCTTGCTGATGGAAAACCCCTGGTCGAAGCCGCCGACCATCGCGTTCTTCGGGTCGTCCGGATCGACGAACACGTCCCACCCGCCCGTGATCATGATCTGTCCGGTGTTCTTGTAGAACCCGGGGGTGGCCGCCGGCGTCGCGTAGGTCGGCACCCAGGACTTCTTGGTCTCGGTGCCGTCGCAGGAGAGGGGCTGGCCGTTCGTCTTGATGAAGAGATTCGTTCCGGCGACGAGGAACGTCGGGTCGGATTTCGAGACGTCGAAGGTCAGTCCCGCGCTGCTCCCGAAGTACGTCGCCCACCCAGTGTTGTACGGGAAACTGTAGCAGGACCAGGTGTTGCCGGCGTCCGAGGACTTGTAGATGACGTTGCCGAACATGGCGTAGAGGTTTTTGCCGGCGTCGTCCATGATGTGAAAATCCATCACGCGGACGTTGTCCTTGGCGGCCGATCCCGTGGGCCCGAGGCGCGTCCAGGTCTTGCCGGCGTCAATGGATTTGTAGAGGCCGAAGCTGGAGGTCGCCGGGTCGTGGTCGGGGTCGCTCGTCGACGTCGAGTGCATCCCTTTGGCGGCGTACACGATCGACGGGTCGTCCTTCACGACATCGATGGCCATGATGCGTTGCTGGAGGCGCGAGTCCTGGATCTGGCTCCAGGAGCTGCCGCCGTCGGTAGACTTGAAGATCCCGACCATGCCCGCGTAGTAGACCGTCTGCCCGTCGGCGGACGCGATGGCGATGCTCGCCGTGGAGTATTCGGCGGTTAGCGACGGACCGCCGGTGAGCCCTAGCGGTGTCCACGAGGCGCCGCCGTTGACGGACTTGTACCCCATCACGGCGTAGTCCGGATCGGTACGCCACTTGGTGTTGGAGCCCGCGCCAATGTAGATCACGTCGTGATCGAAGGGACTGATCTTCATTGCCGAGAAGCGATTGGCATGGAGAGGGGCGCCGCTGGCATACCCGTAGTCCGGCAGTCCATCATGAAGATCCACGAAGGACTTGCCCCGATCCGTGGACTTCCAGATGCCGCCCATGGTCGCAACGAACACGGTCTTCGGATCCATTGGATCGAGCTCGATGGTACCGATCTTTTGGCTGAGCAGGCCGCCGTGCTCGCCGATGATCCTATCCCAGCTGTCGCCCCCGTCTTCGGACCGCATGAAACCGCCGTTGTCGGACGCGATGTAGACGTACTTCGGATCGACAGGATCGATGACCACGTCGTTCACGAACGCGTCGCCGCCGGGACCGAGCTGGACGATCGGCGGGCCGCTCGGCGAGCCGCCGGAGCCCGCGGCACCGCCGGAGCCCGCGGCTCCGCCCGAGCCCGCGGCGCCAGCCGAGCCTGCGGCGCCACCCGAGCCGGCGCCGCCTGTGGCCACACCGCCGCCGCCGCTCGCGTCGCCGTTCTCGCTCGAGCCACAGCTCGGAAGGGCGCTGCAGAGAACGACGAGGACTACAAGAGTGCTACCTTTTGCCATGAATTTCCCTCCAAGGAGCCTAGCGTTTCGCGGCGCTTCCACGTTCGACAGTTTCGGACACGGTCTCAGAGTTGATTGCACTGTCCGCAGCCGAATCCGTCGTAGACGAAATCGCCCACACCACTGATCTGGCGCGCCGGTTGGATCTGCCCGTCCACGATCGCGATCGAGTAGAGGCGCGAGTACTGGCCCGGGGATGCGTCGAGGTAGATCACGTGTTCGACACCGTTGGTGCTCTTCACGTAGCTCCAACCCGAACCTACCGAGAAGCTTCCCTTCGACAGCGGAGCGCCGCTCCCTAGGTCGAACAGCTCGTAGCCGAGCCCCGAGCCCTTGCGTACGAACAGGGCCTTGGAGTCAGTGGAAAACTGCGGGAGCGCGCCCGAGAGCGGGAACGCGGCGAGGGACGAGAGGTTCGTCAGCTTCAGCGAGCTCCCGACCGACACCAGCCAGTGATCGTCGGCGCTCACCATGAAGTCGTA
This portion of the Polyangiaceae bacterium genome encodes:
- a CDS encoding DUF1343 domain-containing protein, whose product is MSVRRGTTRRGGMAAPRTAFPDVRLRAFTLVLALLALTDAPRRVPARVLSRSHAVTVPLVALPAPEARLGAKATARIDALVQGAIADGRIPGCVVIIGRRNGVVFRRAYGERVVGQEAMTADTVFDLASLTKAVVTTTLVLQLREHGALALDEPVRRWLPELGASSITVRQLLTHSSGLPADNALERYEHGHLAAIAAIARLAATRDPGTRYEYSDLGFILLGELVERVSKRSLDDAARSEIFEPLGMNDTAFGADPRRSAPTEGGLRGSVHDPRAARLGGVAGHAGLFSTADDLARFARYLLGARSLAAHPVLARGLPRSIVSFGDERRGLGWDVPNEPYALGVSPSTFGHTGFTGTALWIDPERDAFIVFLSSRLHPKPHGKVQPLVWQLFAAAGLREASAPPAVLAGIDVLVKAGFAPVAGAHIGLVTHAPGRARDGRRTLDLLAEASNTTLVAAFSLEHGLSSDREGPVPSGKDPKTGVPVFSLYGATRRPTPEMLEGIDTLVIDVQDVGSRIYTYASSMLAVMEVAAARGLRVVVLDRPNPIDGVHVEGPVAERFGFVNPFPLPVRHGLTLGELARLFRGERHLPLNLQVIPMEGWHRAEPFDETGLPWVNLSPNIRSPTEALLYAGVGLLERTNLSVGRGTGRPFEWIGAPWLDARAIVQRVHVPGVQLRATEMVPTASPYSGKRCQAVSFHVTDVKRFRPVALAFALRRAIAARHPSEWNERAMDSLVAAAPGQSADALAAFERLRRRYRLYP